In Levilactobacillus brevis, a single genomic region encodes these proteins:
- a CDS encoding Cof-type HAD-IIB family hydrolase, giving the protein MRPKVIATDLDGTFLDDTGHYAVARFDAQLAALARQEIRFVVTTGDPLDHVQALFAPLRHRDALTYIVEDGALTVTGRGEQLQLQAISKADWRAAVSWLQTAPVMAGCFVIACGRDRAYTELAATSQRFHESQAFYPSLTSVADLTQVTDAILKLDVTWLETTVSAQVAAFNQHFRNRLVGTSSGLGGMNVTLPLVSKATALLALGQIWGVSPDQMAAFGDSGNDHAMLEMVGQGFAVANADPAIVTGPINRLTATNQQGAVSQQIEAWLV; this is encoded by the coding sequence ATGCGACCCAAGGTGATTGCGACGGATTTGGATGGGACATTTTTAGATGATACGGGACACTACGCTGTTGCACGGTTTGATGCGCAACTCGCGGCCTTGGCCCGCCAAGAAATACGGTTTGTCGTGACCACTGGTGACCCGCTCGACCACGTCCAGGCCCTGTTTGCCCCCTTACGTCACCGGGACGCCTTGACCTACATCGTCGAAGATGGCGCGTTAACCGTGACGGGACGGGGGGAACAACTGCAGTTGCAGGCGATCTCCAAGGCTGACTGGCGCGCGGCGGTTAGCTGGTTGCAGACCGCACCAGTGATGGCGGGGTGCTTCGTCATCGCTTGTGGCCGGGATCGGGCGTACACCGAGCTTGCGGCCACCAGTCAACGGTTTCACGAATCGCAGGCCTTTTATCCCAGTCTGACCAGCGTTGCGGATCTAACGCAGGTGACCGATGCAATCCTCAAGCTGGACGTCACCTGGTTGGAAACGACCGTGAGCGCACAAGTTGCGGCATTCAATCAACATTTTCGGAACCGCTTGGTCGGCACCAGTAGCGGCCTAGGCGGGATGAATGTGACGTTACCGCTGGTCAGTAAGGCGACCGCACTACTTGCCCTTGGCCAGATATGGGGCGTCTCGCCGGATCAGATGGCTGCGTTTGGTGATTCGGGAAATGACCACGCTATGCTTGAGATGGTGGGGCAGGGCTTTGCCGTGGCCAATGCCGATCCGGCTATCGTGACGGGGCCGATTAATCGGCTAACGGCTACGAATCAACAAGGGGCCGTGAGCCAGCAAATTGAGGCGTGGTTAGTTTAG
- a CDS encoding alpha/beta hydrolase, with protein sequence MTRRFRSVLVIILGLVLLCVPGFLWRPQQRTAVQATYRSQMAPVFLVPGSSATQNRFNDLVDGVNQKTAHRHSLLRVEVMTDGALKYTGSIRANDTQPIIVVGFENHHDGYETIQKQAKWFTIAFQALQRTYHFNHFSAMGHSNGGLVLTIFLEDDLARTKAHADRLMTIASPFNLEEQDQNVDTPLFKQLIAGRKRLPKALTVYSIAGSQGYAGDGIVPFDSVNRGKLIFQGQVKSFTQMTVTGANANHADLPENQQILALIRQDLLA encoded by the coding sequence ATGACCCGACGATTTCGTAGTGTTCTTGTGATTATCTTGGGCTTGGTTTTGCTGTGTGTGCCCGGATTTCTGTGGCGTCCGCAACAACGGACCGCGGTGCAGGCGACGTATCGGAGTCAAATGGCCCCCGTCTTCTTGGTCCCTGGTTCGAGTGCAACACAGAATCGCTTCAACGATCTGGTCGATGGTGTGAATCAGAAGACGGCGCATCGCCACAGCCTGTTACGGGTGGAAGTCATGACGGATGGAGCCCTGAAGTATACGGGCAGCATTCGGGCCAACGACACGCAGCCAATCATCGTGGTCGGGTTCGAGAATCACCACGATGGCTATGAGACAATTCAGAAACAAGCCAAGTGGTTTACGATTGCCTTTCAGGCTTTACAGCGAACGTATCACTTCAATCATTTTTCGGCCATGGGGCACTCTAACGGCGGGCTGGTCCTAACTATCTTCTTGGAAGATGACTTAGCGCGGACCAAGGCGCACGCCGATCGCCTGATGACGATTGCCTCGCCATTTAACCTCGAGGAACAAGATCAGAACGTCGATACGCCACTATTTAAACAACTCATCGCTGGACGAAAACGATTGCCCAAGGCGCTTACCGTGTACTCCATTGCGGGGAGTCAGGGGTATGCTGGTGATGGCATCGTGCCCTTTGACAGCGTGAACCGCGGAAAACTGATCTTCCAGGGGCAAGTTAAGAGCTTTACGCAAATGACGGTGACTGGCGCAAACGCCAATCATGCCGACTTGCCGGAGAATCAGCAAATCCTTGCGCTCATTCGTCAGGACCTTTTGGCATAG
- a CDS encoding PTS transporter subunit EIIC: MAEQTSGLGRHLIGVEIKFRRNRQMRAIYHALRLIFPLILVGTLADFVNQAWLQRSGYYYQTLHVAKWVLQLKLCRQYLGLLSAGTLGMTAILVTFAVSFYLVAPATPLIVDRLMAGIIAIITLKLLNVNRQSVLSNHPVEWLSNNLGLSGVLVGVLVGLVVGNGYRWLIDHRKMPHQPLEQNVGAVSLWLLVLTGLGFLWMSTQTTSLNAALLALSRWPFQLPHTLGSLLGFGLLTGVCQWFGILGPIASVGGQSVEAVQNLAAVLNHSGWQIPHPITVHTVFDVYATSGGPGMVLALLLAIFLVQHNRRQRQLGWYCLVPTLGNFNAPLLMGLPVLFSPILLVPFVLTPLLCILMSWACLVLQWVPAAAYPLANGTPGILQAYLGTGGSLAALLLSVVELLLSTAIYYPFVKWASIAEEAVNHDPTIS; the protein is encoded by the coding sequence TTGGCTGAACAAACAAGCGGCTTAGGTCGCCACCTCATAGGAGTTGAAATTAAGTTTCGTCGCAACCGGCAGATGCGCGCCATCTACCATGCGTTGCGGCTCATCTTTCCGTTAATTTTAGTGGGGACCCTAGCGGACTTTGTCAATCAGGCCTGGTTACAACGAAGCGGTTATTATTATCAGACGCTACACGTGGCCAAATGGGTGCTCCAGCTGAAACTGTGTCGGCAATATCTGGGCTTGTTGAGTGCCGGGACTCTCGGGATGACGGCAATCCTAGTGACTTTTGCGGTGAGCTTCTACTTGGTCGCACCGGCCACACCACTGATTGTGGACCGCTTAATGGCGGGGATTATTGCAATTATCACGCTCAAATTGCTCAATGTAAATCGTCAGTCGGTGCTGAGTAATCATCCGGTCGAATGGCTCTCAAACAACCTGGGCCTGTCGGGCGTCCTGGTCGGCGTCCTCGTGGGACTTGTCGTGGGCAACGGTTATCGGTGGTTGATTGATCATCGAAAGATGCCCCATCAACCTTTAGAGCAAAACGTGGGCGCGGTTAGCCTCTGGTTGTTAGTCTTGACCGGGCTGGGATTTCTGTGGATGAGCACGCAAACCACTAGCCTTAATGCGGCGCTCTTGGCGTTATCGCGTTGGCCGTTTCAGTTGCCCCATACGCTTGGGAGCTTGCTGGGCTTTGGTCTGTTGACTGGCGTTTGCCAGTGGTTCGGTATCTTAGGTCCCATTGCTAGTGTCGGCGGTCAATCGGTCGAGGCGGTCCAGAACTTAGCGGCCGTCTTGAATCACAGTGGCTGGCAAATTCCTCATCCCATCACGGTGCATACGGTCTTTGATGTGTATGCGACCAGTGGGGGACCCGGTATGGTACTTGCACTGTTGCTCGCCATATTTTTGGTACAGCACAACCGGCGACAACGGCAATTGGGCTGGTACTGCTTGGTTCCCACGCTGGGGAATTTCAACGCGCCACTACTGATGGGGCTGCCGGTTCTCTTTAGTCCCATTCTGTTGGTGCCCTTTGTGCTGACGCCACTGCTCTGCATCCTGATGAGTTGGGCGTGCTTGGTCCTTCAGTGGGTTCCTGCCGCGGCTTATCCGTTGGCAAATGGGACGCCGGGGATCTTGCAGGCCTATCTGGGCACCGGAGGCAGTTTAGCTGCGCTGCTCTTGTCGGTGGTGGAACTGCTGTTGAGTACGGCGATTTATTACCCCTTTGTGAAGTGGGCCAGCATAGCGGAGGAGGCGGTGAACCATGACCCGACGATTTCGTAG
- a CDS encoding serine hydrolase: MKMSKLKGALVALLFTVTLGAAVSVQTTADAATYTTVSSKTVKKTAYHKKSTSGAIYNQAHNKRIATMKGYPNTTWYVTKQATLKHSNSKGIYFYVSNKGGSVKGWIWHGYLKKGKAPFGLKYAKNAVALDYTTGKAVWSKSANTARPIASVSKLMTLYLVLDKIDSGSGKWTDIVKTSNSGLVAMGNSASCGGFKFYSNHKYTVKELYDAALLDSSNNAAIALGQWVSGSNAKFIKKMNAQAKSWDLDKASFVSASGLENSDLKAFGYSYGKANANMVSAKDVALIARHLIQDYPRVLTDGSVGSKTVNGQLCYNYNNMLPGRKYYKSSLNVDGLKTGYTPLAGYCFVGTGQKTGKHRVITVVLHDENEFTETQSLMNHAYSLGMDA, translated from the coding sequence ATGAAAATGTCAAAGCTTAAAGGCGCGCTGGTGGCCTTGCTCTTTACGGTGACGCTAGGGGCCGCCGTGAGTGTTCAAACGACCGCAGATGCCGCCACGTATACGACCGTCTCGAGTAAGACCGTCAAGAAGACGGCTTACCACAAGAAGAGTACGTCGGGCGCTATTTACAACCAGGCCCATAACAAGCGGATTGCCACGATGAAGGGGTATCCGAACACCACCTGGTACGTGACGAAACAAGCCACGTTGAAGCACAGCAACTCCAAGGGCATTTATTTCTACGTGTCCAACAAGGGGGGTTCGGTCAAGGGCTGGATCTGGCACGGTTACTTGAAGAAGGGGAAGGCACCGTTTGGCCTGAAATACGCCAAGAACGCCGTTGCGCTGGACTATACCACCGGTAAGGCTGTCTGGTCCAAGAGTGCCAATACGGCGCGGCCGATTGCCTCCGTGTCCAAGTTGATGACGCTGTATCTGGTCTTGGATAAGATTGATAGCGGCTCTGGTAAATGGACGGATATCGTGAAGACCAGTAATAGCGGCTTAGTTGCTATGGGGAACAGTGCCAGCTGTGGGGGCTTCAAGTTCTACAGTAACCACAAGTACACGGTCAAAGAATTGTACGATGCCGCACTATTGGATTCATCCAACAACGCCGCTATCGCGCTGGGCCAGTGGGTCTCTGGCAGTAACGCCAAGTTCATCAAGAAGATGAATGCTCAGGCGAAGAGTTGGGACTTAGATAAGGCCAGTTTCGTCTCGGCTTCTGGCTTGGAAAATAGCGATTTGAAGGCATTTGGCTACAGCTACGGTAAGGCCAATGCAAACATGGTCTCCGCTAAGGACGTGGCGTTGATTGCCCGGCACCTGATTCAGGACTACCCGCGGGTCTTAACGGACGGTTCCGTGGGCTCCAAGACGGTGAATGGTCAACTCTGCTACAACTACAACAACATGTTGCCTGGCCGAAAATACTACAAGTCCAGTCTCAACGTGGATGGCTTGAAGACGGGGTACACGCCGCTCGCTGGTTACTGCTTCGTCGGGACTGGTCAGAAGACCGGTAAGCACCGGGTCATCACGGTCGTCCTGCACGATGAAAATGAATTTACGGAAACGCAATCCTTGATGAACCACGCTTACAGCCTGGGGATGGATGCGTAG
- a CDS encoding energy-coupling factor ABC transporter ATP-binding protein yields MATVTVQSLTYTYPKQSRPVLDQLSGTFPAGKFSLLTGVSGGGKSTLLKLIAGLLPDPSSAITFDGQPLSAIAPGKRASAVSMLFQEPSTQFTMDTVTNELQFALENQQVPAAEIADRSAAALTFVGITDLAHRKLMQLSGGEQQKVALAIIVAMNSDVILLDEPFASIDPPTRLVLLEKLVALCTQRGKTIILADHDLSGYQQWVDHLAVLADGHLTLLSTAETRARFAAFTPQRLQLTHVQLPADQLTVCLHGHQLGLAHGDRQLVTPQDLRLYAHRTTLITGPNGSGKSTLFKALVRLGRYQGNITYRDTDIKKIRKRHYARQVGLMFQAASAQFLNVTVAEELALSQKYGNNTYFTPTRIQQLLQQLNLAGREDQVLYSLSSGQQKKIQLLCMLIMAPAVLLLDEPLKGLDYASIQVVMHILTTVQRDLHLTLVLISHQLSGLDDLVDLHLQLADRHLTYLGVSA; encoded by the coding sequence TTGGCAACCGTCACGGTACAATCACTCACTTACACCTACCCGAAGCAGTCGCGCCCGGTGCTGGACCAATTGTCCGGTACCTTTCCCGCAGGTAAGTTCTCCCTGCTCACCGGTGTATCCGGTGGCGGGAAATCCACACTGCTTAAATTAATTGCGGGCCTCTTACCAGATCCCAGTTCAGCCATCACCTTTGACGGCCAACCGCTCAGTGCCATTGCTCCGGGCAAGCGCGCCAGTGCGGTATCCATGCTGTTTCAAGAACCCAGCACGCAGTTCACCATGGATACCGTGACCAACGAGTTGCAGTTTGCTCTGGAAAATCAGCAGGTTCCGGCCGCTGAGATCGCCGATCGAAGCGCCGCCGCCCTGACCTTTGTGGGCATCACGGATCTCGCCCACCGCAAGCTCATGCAGCTATCCGGTGGCGAGCAACAGAAGGTCGCGTTAGCCATCATCGTGGCCATGAACAGCGACGTCATCCTGTTGGACGAACCCTTCGCCAGCATCGATCCGCCCACTCGACTGGTCCTACTCGAGAAGCTGGTCGCGCTCTGCACGCAACGGGGCAAGACGATTATCCTCGCCGATCACGACCTAAGCGGCTATCAGCAGTGGGTCGACCATCTGGCCGTCTTGGCGGATGGACACCTCACCCTACTGTCTACGGCGGAAACGCGTGCCCGGTTCGCCGCCTTTACTCCGCAACGCCTCCAACTCACCCACGTTCAACTGCCGGCCGACCAACTGACCGTTTGCTTACACGGACATCAACTGGGGCTGGCTCACGGTGATCGCCAGCTAGTGACGCCACAGGATCTGCGGCTGTACGCACACCGGACGACACTCATCACCGGCCCCAACGGCAGTGGGAAGTCCACGTTGTTCAAGGCCCTCGTACGGTTGGGACGCTATCAAGGGAACATCACCTACCGCGACACCGACATTAAGAAGATTCGTAAACGTCACTACGCCCGGCAAGTCGGCCTGATGTTTCAGGCGGCCTCCGCTCAATTTCTCAACGTCACCGTCGCTGAGGAACTGGCGTTATCGCAAAAATACGGAAATAACACCTACTTCACGCCGACCCGAATCCAACAGCTCCTGCAGCAGTTAAATCTTGCGGGGCGTGAAGATCAGGTCCTCTACTCACTCAGCAGCGGACAACAGAAAAAGATTCAACTGCTGTGCATGCTCATCATGGCGCCGGCGGTTCTGCTCCTAGACGAACCGCTCAAGGGCCTCGACTACGCGTCCATTCAAGTCGTCATGCACATTCTGACGACCGTTCAGCGTGATCTTCACCTCACGTTAGTTTTAATCAGCCACCAGCTCAGCGGCTTAGACGATCTGGTCGACCTACATTTACAACTCGCCGACCGACACCTCACGTATCTGGGGGTGAGTGCATGA
- the tenA gene encoding thiaminase II, whose product MFTDLAHTATLASWTASKHHPFITQLCAGTLPLVTFRYYLIQDHYYLQEFGKLHDLAADQSADPLVVQQLHAGAEHLRQGEIAVRQTFFDRLHITADEVAATPIAPTGYAYTSHLYRALATAGPAGAVAGLLPCYWLYAEIGQELAQAGSPVPIYQDWLNTYDADDYTGMMADQLALANRVATPANQAELLTIFKRSSWYELNFWQMALDHETWALPDATDPSDFSVEK is encoded by the coding sequence ATGTTTACTGACTTAGCACACACCGCGACCTTGGCGTCTTGGACGGCTTCCAAGCACCATCCCTTTATCACCCAACTCTGCGCGGGAACCCTACCGCTGGTGACGTTTCGCTACTACCTGATTCAGGATCATTACTATCTCCAAGAATTCGGCAAGCTCCACGACCTCGCCGCCGACCAGAGTGCCGATCCGCTGGTTGTCCAACAGCTACATGCCGGAGCCGAACACCTCCGCCAGGGGGAAATCGCGGTGCGGCAAACGTTCTTTGACCGCCTACACATCACGGCGGATGAAGTAGCGGCCACCCCCATCGCGCCCACCGGCTACGCCTACACCAGCCACCTCTATCGCGCACTGGCCACGGCCGGTCCGGCGGGCGCTGTGGCGGGACTTTTGCCCTGTTACTGGCTCTACGCCGAGATTGGCCAAGAGCTGGCTCAGGCCGGTTCACCCGTTCCGATTTATCAGGATTGGCTAAACACTTACGACGCCGACGATTACACCGGTATGATGGCCGATCAATTGGCGCTGGCCAACCGCGTCGCGACACCGGCCAACCAAGCGGAACTCCTGACAATTTTTAAGCGTAGCAGCTGGTACGAGTTAAACTTCTGGCAAATGGCCCTCGATCACGAGACATGGGCCCTGCCTGACGCAACGGATCCGTCAGATTTTTCAGTCGAAAAGTAA
- a CDS encoding serine hydrolase, whose protein sequence is MRKVQMNRGLIAFAVAITIGGVVGPVAPVSAATRYKTVSTKSIKKTAYHKKSRRGAIFNKTHTRKVINLTAHPNTTWYATKRATLKHGKTKGVYLYVKNRQGSVKGWIWHNYLKKGKAPFVLSKAKAAVAMDAKTGKVVWSKHANTARPIASVSKLMTLYLTLKKIDGKSSNWNHKIKITSRGLVSMSRSAAYGGFHFKLNHKYTVRQLYYAAFLDSSNNAAIALGQWVSGSNGKFIRKMNAQAKTWHLGKAHFVSASGLENSDLRSYGYAYGKANANKVSAKDVALIARHLITNYPRVLKDGKIGSMKVNGQTCHNYNNLLKGRKYYQASLKVDGLKTGYTPLAGYCFTGTGHKSGKHRVITVVLHDENEFTETRSLMNHAYGLRSMND, encoded by the coding sequence ATGCGTAAAGTACAGATGAACCGCGGCCTGATCGCCTTTGCTGTTGCGATAACGATCGGCGGCGTGGTCGGTCCAGTCGCCCCCGTTTCAGCGGCAACTCGCTACAAGACTGTCAGTACCAAGTCAATTAAGAAAACGGCTTACCACAAGAAGAGTCGGCGCGGGGCCATCTTTAATAAGACCCACACACGTAAGGTCATTAACCTAACTGCTCACCCCAATACCACGTGGTACGCGACCAAGCGGGCCACGTTGAAACACGGGAAGACCAAGGGCGTTTACCTTTACGTTAAGAATCGCCAGGGCAGCGTTAAGGGCTGGATCTGGCACAATTACCTGAAGAAGGGCAAGGCCCCCTTTGTTCTGAGCAAGGCCAAGGCCGCCGTGGCAATGGATGCCAAGACGGGCAAGGTGGTTTGGTCCAAGCACGCCAATACGGCGCGGCCGATTGCCTCCGTTTCCAAGTTGATGACGCTGTACCTGACACTGAAAAAGATCGATGGCAAGTCTAGTAACTGGAATCACAAGATTAAGATAACCAGTCGTGGCTTGGTTTCCATGAGCCGAAGCGCGGCGTACGGCGGGTTTCATTTTAAATTAAACCATAAGTACACGGTCCGTCAGCTCTACTATGCGGCCTTCCTGGATTCCTCAAACAACGCGGCGATTGCGCTGGGGCAGTGGGTCTCTGGCAGTAACGGCAAGTTCATTCGGAAGATGAATGCACAGGCTAAGACCTGGCACTTAGGCAAGGCCCACTTCGTTTCTGCGTCTGGTCTGGAGAACAGCGACTTGCGGTCGTACGGGTACGCCTATGGCAAGGCCAATGCTAACAAGGTTTCCGCTAAGGACGTGGCGCTGATTGCCCGGCACCTCATCACCAACTATCCGCGGGTCTTGAAGGACGGCAAGATTGGTTCGATGAAGGTTAATGGCCAGACTTGCCATAACTACAACAACCTACTGAAAGGCCGGAAATACTATCAGGCCTCATTGAAAGTGGACGGTTTGAAGACCGGCTACACGCCGTTGGCTGGATACTGTTTCACTGGGACGGGCCACAAGTCTGGCAAGCACCGGGTCATTACGGTCGTCCTGCACGATGAAAATGAATTCACGGAAACACGGTCACTGATGAATCATGCTTATGGTTTGCGGAGCATGAATGATTAA
- a CDS encoding energy-coupling factor transporter transmembrane protein EcfT has product MNPSLKLALLVLIALEVSFTQVWSVNVALIVVSLGLMLVNHIAWRRLFWLTLIPLIFASTLVWSLMLRGNASNHFLLVLFTRMFVYVYMGGWFTLTTNPLWLTHSLEQNAKLPSKFAYGFLAAFNLMPKIQAEVATVRAAALMRGEMLHVWSPRLYFKVILAAMNWSDQIAAAMTSHGFVEGAPRTHAETVPLVARDWWLFAGSLVLVQLGLFIGLP; this is encoded by the coding sequence ATGAATCCTTCACTCAAACTCGCCTTACTGGTGCTGATTGCGCTGGAGGTTTCCTTCACTCAGGTCTGGAGCGTCAATGTGGCCCTGATTGTGGTCAGCCTCGGTCTGATGCTCGTCAACCACATCGCTTGGCGGCGACTGTTCTGGCTGACGCTAATACCTCTGATCTTCGCTAGCACCTTGGTCTGGTCACTGATGCTCCGAGGAAACGCATCCAATCATTTCCTGCTGGTTCTCTTTACACGGATGTTCGTGTACGTCTACATGGGAGGCTGGTTCACGCTAACCACCAATCCGCTTTGGCTTACTCATTCGCTGGAACAAAACGCCAAGCTGCCCAGCAAGTTCGCCTACGGTTTTCTGGCGGCCTTTAACCTGATGCCCAAGATTCAGGCGGAAGTGGCCACCGTTCGTGCCGCCGCACTGATGCGCGGCGAGATGCTCCACGTGTGGTCGCCCCGACTGTATTTCAAAGTCATCCTGGCCGCCATGAACTGGTCAGACCAGATCGCCGCCGCGATGACCTCTCACGGCTTTGTGGAAGGCGCACCACGAACCCACGCCGAAACGGTGCCCCTAGTGGCCCGCGACTGGTGGTTATTCGCTGGGAGCCTAGTATTGGTTCAACTGGGGCTGTTCATTGGTCTCCCCTAA
- a CDS encoding Cof-type HAD-IIB family hydrolase gives MIKMIALDLDETLLNTDKTISEENAATLRQLHTAGMKVVLCTGRPINAIWGYLEQLGLTTSEDYTITFNGALVIQNTTKEALAQSGLSKHDFQPLHAFAQENGYPLDILDFDQVYPVADLTPSVYQHMLKAPMDFVPTKFADLPDHLFSKAVMATDSEILDQVVSNLTPALRDQYHVVRSQPKILEFLAADMDKAVGLGQLLTHFGWDFSNLMAFGDAENDLGMIKAAGDGVAMLNGQPGIKTAADHLTPTTNNEAGVAAYLKQRFAELLA, from the coding sequence ATGATAAAAATGATTGCACTCGACCTAGACGAGACGTTATTGAATACCGATAAAACGATCAGTGAGGAGAACGCCGCCACTTTACGCCAGCTGCACACAGCAGGGATGAAAGTGGTGCTGTGCACTGGTCGGCCCATCAACGCGATTTGGGGGTATCTGGAGCAGCTGGGATTAACGACCAGCGAAGACTACACGATTACCTTCAATGGCGCGTTGGTTATCCAGAACACAACCAAAGAAGCGCTGGCCCAGAGTGGCTTGAGCAAGCACGACTTCCAGCCGCTACATGCCTTTGCCCAGGAGAACGGGTATCCCCTAGATATCTTGGACTTTGACCAAGTGTATCCGGTGGCCGATCTGACGCCATCGGTTTACCAGCACATGCTGAAAGCACCGATGGACTTCGTGCCCACCAAGTTTGCCGACTTACCGGATCACCTCTTCAGTAAGGCCGTCATGGCCACCGATTCGGAAATCCTGGATCAGGTCGTCAGCAATCTGACCCCAGCACTGCGCGACCAGTATCACGTGGTCCGCTCGCAACCGAAGATTTTGGAATTCTTGGCGGCGGACATGGACAAGGCCGTGGGCTTAGGCCAATTGTTGACGCACTTTGGCTGGGACTTCAGTAATCTGATGGCCTTTGGCGATGCTGAGAACGATTTGGGAATGATAAAGGCGGCCGGCGACGGGGTGGCGATGTTAAACGGTCAACCGGGAATTAAGACGGCGGCCGATCATCTGACGCCAACGACCAACAACGAGGCCGGCGTGGCGGCGTACCTGAAACAACGTTTCGCAGAGCTCTTGGCTTAA
- a CDS encoding ECF transporter S component: protein MKHWHIRDIILVTIIAIFMGIIFWAIGPVYTILQAALAPVGLSPLANELVIGIWVMAGPLAGFVIRIPGAATLGELLGSIVEMFLGGIWGASTLISGILQGFGSELGFICTGYKRYGWFTLVLSALTTTIVTFAWDLVRNGYAAYHLPLLLLLVGVRFVSIFLFGGVLTKLINNLLVRAHVLKN, encoded by the coding sequence ATGAAACATTGGCATATTCGAGATATTATTTTGGTGACAATTATTGCAATCTTTATGGGCATCATCTTTTGGGCAATCGGGCCGGTCTACACGATTCTTCAGGCGGCGCTGGCGCCGGTGGGCCTGTCTCCACTGGCTAATGAATTGGTCATTGGCATCTGGGTCATGGCGGGGCCACTTGCCGGCTTTGTCATTCGGATTCCCGGCGCGGCCACGTTAGGTGAGTTGCTAGGGTCCATAGTTGAAATGTTTCTGGGCGGCATATGGGGCGCTAGCACGTTAATTTCCGGCATCCTTCAGGGATTTGGCTCCGAACTTGGCTTCATCTGCACCGGGTACAAACGCTACGGTTGGTTCACACTCGTTCTTAGCGCGCTGACGACCACGATCGTCACCTTTGCCTGGGACCTGGTACGCAACGGGTACGCGGCTTACCATCTACCGTTACTGCTATTGCTGGTCGGCGTCCGGTTCGTCTCCATCTTCCTCTTCGGGGGCGTACTGACCAAGCTCATCAACAACTTGTTGGTCCGCGCCCACGTTCTGAAGAACTAA